From one Culex quinquefasciatus strain JHB chromosome 3, VPISU_Cqui_1.0_pri_paternal, whole genome shotgun sequence genomic stretch:
- the LOC6038386 gene encoding uncharacterized transmembrane protein DDB_G0289901, protein MLKFTILASCLVAAAVCSGSGWSSGGQGWNSGGGYGGGSVISVAPVKVWPSSGSGWNQGGSGWNKGGSGIGQGTSGWNLGGSGWNKGGSGWNQGGSGWSQGGGGSGWSQGGGGSGWNQGGQGYAKSYSNYNAVGGHGSGRSLGGWPSTSGGWSSGASAWPSSNAGWSGNTGGWSKGGGWPSSSGWSTGGANQGWTGKAYSTGATGGYGGNTGGWSNGGYGGNSGWSTGGSSGWKW, encoded by the exons ATGTTGAAG tTCACGATCCTTGCCAGTTGCCTGGTAGCGGCGGCCGTCTGCTCCGGAAGCGGCTGGAGCTCCGGAGGCCAAGGCTGGAATTCCGGTGGTGGTTACGGTGGCGGCAGTGTCATTAGCGTTGCCCCCGTTAAGGTATGGCCATCGTCTGGTAGCGGCTGGAACCAGGGAGGCTCAGGATGGAACAAGGGTGGATCCGGAATAGGCCAGGGTACTTCCGGATGGAACCTTGGAGGATCAGGCTGGAACAAGGGAGGATCTGGGTGGAATCAGGGAGGATCGGGCTGGAGCCAGGGAGGAGGTGGCTCCGGATGGAGCCAAGGCGGCGGTGGCTCCGGATGGAACCAGGGAGGACAAGGCTATGCCAAGTCGTACAGCAACTACAATGCCGTTGGTGGACACGGATCTGGTCGTAGCCTGGGTGGATGGCCATCGACGAGCGGAGGTTGGTCTTCGGGAGCTTCGGCGTGGCCCTCGAGCAACGCTGGCTGGTCTGGTAACACCGGAGGATGGAGCAAGGGAGGAGGCTGGCCAAGCTCGTCCGGATGGAGCACCGGAGGCGCCAACCAGGGCTGGACTGGAAAGGCTTACAGCACTGGAGCTACTGGAG GTTATGGTGGTAACACCGGCGGATGGTCGAATGGAGGCTACGGAGGAAACAGTGGATGGTCTACCGGAGGTTCCAGTGGATGGAAGTGGTAA